A window from Planctomycetota bacterium encodes these proteins:
- a CDS encoding site-specific DNA-methyltransferase, which translates to MTEPVGTIHFADNLTVLRGMPADSVDLIYIDPPFNTGKVQRRTQIRTAQSEAGDRVGFAGRRYETIRIGSRCFADLFDDYLAFLEPRLVEARRVLAPHGSLYVHLDCREVHYAKVLLDAIFGREAFLNEVIWAYDYGARTRRRWPAKHDNILFYAKDPANYVFNYDDIERIPYMAPGLVGPEKAARGKTPTDTWWHTIVPTTGAEKTGYPTQKPLGILRRIVQASSPKGGLVLDFFAGSGTTGAACLELGRRFILVDDNPEALAVMARRFTGVEGICWVGFEPASVTSSGS; encoded by the coding sequence ATGACGGAACCGGTCGGCACCATTCATTTCGCTGATAATCTGACGGTGCTGCGCGGGATGCCCGCCGACTCGGTGGACCTCATCTATATTGACCCCCCGTTCAACACGGGCAAGGTGCAGCGGCGCACGCAGATCCGCACCGCGCAGAGCGAGGCAGGCGACCGCGTGGGCTTCGCGGGCCGGCGTTACGAGACCATCCGCATCGGTTCGAGGTGCTTCGCCGACCTGTTCGACGACTATCTGGCCTTCCTCGAGCCGCGCCTGGTCGAGGCCCGCCGCGTGCTGGCGCCGCACGGCTCGCTCTACGTCCACCTCGACTGCCGCGAGGTCCACTACGCCAAGGTGCTGCTCGACGCGATCTTCGGGCGCGAGGCGTTTCTCAACGAGGTCATCTGGGCCTACGACTACGGCGCCCGCACGCGGCGGCGGTGGCCGGCCAAGCACGACAACATCCTGTTCTACGCGAAGGACCCCGCGAACTACGTCTTCAACTACGACGACATCGAGCGCATCCCGTACATGGCCCCCGGCCTCGTCGGCCCCGAGAAGGCGGCCCGGGGCAAGACGCCCACCGACACGTGGTGGCACACGATCGTGCCGACGACCGGCGCCGAGAAGACCGGCTACCCCACGCAGAAGCCGCTGGGCATTCTCCGGCGCATCGTGCAGGCATCGTCGCCGAAGGGGGGGCTCGTCCTCGACTTCTTCGCGGGCAGCGGCACCACGGGCGCAGCGTGCCTGGAGTTGGGCCGCCGCTTCATCCTGGTGGACGACAACCCCGAGGCTCTGGCCGTGATGGCCAGACGCTTCACGGGCGTGGAGGGGATCTGCTGGGTGGGCTTCGAGCCCGCATCGGTTACGAGTTCGGGGAGTTAG